One genomic window of Arachis hypogaea cultivar Tifrunner chromosome 8, arahy.Tifrunner.gnm2.J5K5, whole genome shotgun sequence includes the following:
- the LOC112706213 gene encoding bet1-like protein At4g14600, with the protein MSSNSYRGGSAYGDAAPFRSREGLSTRPAASSDEIQLRIDPVDMDLDHEITGLRGQVKKLRNVAQEIGTEVKQQKDFLEELQTLMTNAQAGVKNNIRRLNKSIVRSGSNHVVHVVCFALICFFVVYAWSKMFRK; encoded by the exons ATGTCTTCCAATTCGTACCGAGGAGGTTCCGCCTACGGTGATGCCGCCCCTTTCCGATCCAG AGAGGGGCTTAGCACGAGACCCGCTGCTTCCTCCGATGAAATCCAATTGCGCATTGATCCCGTGGACATGGACTTGGACCACGAAATCACCGGTCTTCGCGGCCAAGTCAAAAAGTTGAGAAAT GTTGCTCAAGAGATAGGTACAGAAGTAAAGCAGCAGAAGGATTTTTTGGAAGAGCTG CAAACATTGATGACGAACGCTCAAGCCGGGGTTAAGAATAATATAAGAAGATTGAACAAGAGCATTGTTCGAAGTGGTTCAAACCATGTTGTTCATGTGGTTTGTTTTGCATTAATTTGTTTCTTTGTAGTATACGCTTGGTCAAAGATGTTTAGAAAATGA
- the LOC112706212 gene encoding serine/threonine-protein kinase PEPKR2 yields the protein MRKKRKGSEADASDLPDDVLPLEHESASSNLKCHYSLEDCFRLKKRCKEDADTEPASSYKRRLAGIATAPPCGTSSLLTPGRGLKRKIGCIDAATQMGRKKKIEDDYVPGQTIGQGKFGSVWLCRSRASGAEYACKTLKKGEETVHREVEIMQHLSGHSGVVTLQAVYEEAECFHLVMELCSGGRLIDHMFREGPCSEQQAANVLKEVMLVIKYCHDMGVVHRDIKPENILLTASGKIKLADFGLAMRISEGQNLTGLAGSPAYVAPEVLSGKYSEKVDIWSSGVLLYALLVGNLPFQGDSLEAVFEAIKNVKLDFQTGIWAAISKPARDLVERMLTRDVTSRITADEVLAHPWMTFYTERTLKPLPSRTKTKHQVGASCGRFVSAPVTRLGRNRLGNSSLSESSSSESCDSDDEDGCVLIDALATAISHVRISEPKRSRLCGPTGPIVEQGSSNMKANNLCKAF from the exons atgaggaagaaaaggaaaggaagtgAGGCAGATGCCTCCGATCTGCCGGATGATGTTTTGCCTTTGGAACATGAGTCTGCGTCTTCGAATTTGAAGTGTCATTACTCGCTGGAGGATTGCTTTAGGCTGAAGAAGAGGTGCAAGGAAGATGCCGACACTGAGCCCGCCTCTTCTTATAAGAGGAGGCTCGCCGGCATTGCGACTGCCCCGCCTTGCGGGACTTCATCATTGCTCACGCCGGGGAGAGGTCTCAAGAGGAAGATAGGTTGCATTGATGCTGCTACCCAGATGGGCAGGAAGAAGAAGATTGAGGATGATTATGTTCCTGGTCAAACGATTGGGCAAGGAAAATTTGGCTCTGTTTGGTTGTGCCGATCAAGGGCTAGCGGAGCAGAATATGCGTGTAAGACTCTGAAGAAAGGAGAGGAGACAGTTCATCGAGAGGTTGAGATAATGCAGCACTTGTCTGGACATTCCGGGGTTGTGACACTGCAAGCAGTGTATGAAGAAGCTGAATGCTTCCATCTTGTGATGGAATTATGCTCCGGGGGGCGACTGATCGATCATATGTTTAGGGAAGGTCCATGTTCGGAACAGCAGGCTGCTAATGTACTCAAGGAAGTGATGTTAGTCATCAAGTACTGTCATGACATGGGAGTTGTGCACAGAGATATCAAACCTGAGAATATTCTGCTCACAGCATCAGGAAAAATAAAGCTTGCAGATTTTGGCCTCGCAATGAGAATTTCTGAAG GTCAGAACTTGACTGGCTTAGCAGGAAGCCCTGCATATGTTGCCCCAGAAGTATTGTCCGGCAAATACTCCGAGAAGGTGGATATATGGAGTTCGGGAGTGCTCCTGTATGCTCTATTGGTCGGCAATCTTCCATTCCAGGGGGATTCATTGGAAGCTGTTTTCGAGGCAATTAAGAATGTCAAATTGGATTTCCAAACAGGCATATGGGCAGCAATATCTAAACCTGCACGAGACCTCGTCGAGAGAATGCTTACAAGGGATGTTACATCAAGAATAACAGCTGATGAAGTACTTG CGCATCCATGGATGACATTTTACACAGAACGCACATTGAAGCCACTGCCCAGCCGAACAAAAACGAAGCACCAAGTTGGTGCATCATGCGGACGGTTTGTCTCCGCCCCTGTAACTAGGTTAGGAAGAAACAGGTTAGGTAACAGCTCCCTTAGCGAGTCTTCGTCCTCTGAGAGTTGCGACTCAGATGATGAGGACGGATGTGTGCTGATCGACGCCCTAGCCACGGCGATCTCACACGTAAGGATCTCAGAACCGAAGAGGAGCAGGTTGTGTGGTCCAACAGGTCCAATAGTTGAGCAAGGTTCATCTAACATGAAGGCTAACAACCTCTGTAAAGCATTTTGA
- the LOC112706216 gene encoding uncharacterized protein, protein MGSEGVKKPRILCLHGFRTSGHILKTQLHKWPQSVHDHLDLVFLDAPFPCQGKSDVEGIFDPPYYEWFQFNEEFTEYTNFDECVQYIEDYMIKHGPFDGLLGFSQGAVLSAALTGLQEKGEALTKVPKVKFIIIISGAKFKSSLIMEKAYSSPISCPSLHFLGETDFLRPYGTELLESCIKPMIIHHPKGHTIPRLDPESLKTTMSFIKRIKDVVENEQ, encoded by the exons ATGGGAAGCGAAGGGGTGAAGAAACCAAGAATCCTATGCCTTCATGGGTTCCGAACAAGTGGCCACATCCTCAAAACACAGTTACACAAGTGGCCCCAATCTGTTCACGACCACCTCGACCTTGTGTTCCTCGATGCTCCTTTTCCTTGTCAGGGAAAATCCGATGTTGAAGGAATCTTTGATCCTCCTTATTACGAGTGGTTCCAGTTCAACGAG GAATTTACGGAGTATACCAACTTTGATGAATGCGTACAATACATAGAAGATTACATGATCAAGCACGGACCTTTCGATGGTCTTTTGGGCTTCTCtcag GGTGCTGTACTCTCTGCTGCGCTGACTGGTCTTCAGGAGAAG GGTGAAGCACTGACTAAGGTTCCAAAGGTgaaattcataataataatatcagGGGCAAAGTTCAAGTCATCTTTGATAATGGAGAAAGCATATTCTAGCCCCATTTCCTGTCCATCTCTTCACTTTCTAG GGGAGACAGATTTCCTGAGGCCTTATGGTACTGAGCTACTAGAATCCTGTATTAAGCCTATGATCATCCATCATCCCAAAGGTCATACCATTCCAAGATTAG ATCCAGAGAGTTTGAAGACCACCATGAGTTTCATCAAAAGAATAAAAGATGTGGTTGAAAATGAGCAATGA